A genomic window from Lachnoclostridium edouardi includes:
- a CDS encoding NusG domain II-containing protein yields MNDSEKAIQTVKKTRKNDFILINSLFILFLLMYLAYKIFIALPAVTVQVTVNNKLVAELNLNKDQELTIQEDDSSYNHLVIKDGKIWVDDASCPDKVCITKGKIEYATETIVCAPNKMVITIMGN; encoded by the coding sequence ATGAATGATTCCGAAAAAGCTATCCAGACAGTAAAAAAAACAAGAAAAAATGACTTTATATTAATTAACAGCCTGTTTATCCTATTTCTTCTGATGTATCTAGCTTACAAAATCTTTATCGCGCTTCCTGCAGTTACCGTTCAGGTAACGGTAAATAATAAGCTTGTTGCCGAATTAAATCTTAATAAAGATCAGGAGCTCACTATACAGGAAGACGACAGCAGCTACAATCATCTAGTAATTAAGGACGGAAAAATATGGGTGGACGACGCCTCCTGTCCAGATAAGGTTTGCATCACAAAAGGCAAAATCGAATATGCCACTGAAACTATAGTTTGCGCTCCAAATAAAATGGTCATT